A region from the Pelobates fuscus isolate aPelFus1 chromosome 1, aPelFus1.pri, whole genome shotgun sequence genome encodes:
- the MRPS23 gene encoding small ribosomal subunit protein mS23: MAGSRLEKLGTAYTRVRDLLRSGVIKPKNKPVWFDVYTAFPPKREPLYEKPSTSRKVEDNVPAIFYQEDLIRAKFYEAYGNGPRVFELRQTNFRSTCQRFVEKYIELQKLEQEEDKLFEETGKALLAEGIILRRKGMSGMQHQQLPVTTSHNPVLDINIKAMLEEAQQEPIPKDETDKQPSPS; encoded by the exons AGTACGGGATCTATTGCGTTCAGGAGTTATTAAACCAAAAAATAAACCAGTCTGGTTTGATGTGTATACTGCTTTCCCACCAAAAAGAGAGCCATTGTATGAAAAACCATCTACGAGTCGAAAAGTCGAAGACAATGTGCCTGCCATTTTCTATCAAGAGGATTTAATTAGAGC AAAGTTCTATGAAGCATATGGCAATGGGCCAAGAGTTTTTGAATTGAGACAAACCAATTTTAGATCCACATGCCAGAG GTTTGTAGAGAAATATATTGAACTTCAGAAACTAGAACAAGAAGAAGATAAGCTATTTGAAGAAACAGGCAAAGCACTTCTGGCTGAAGGGATTATTTTAAGAAGAAAAGGAATGTCTGGG ATGCAGCATCAGCAATTACCGGTGACAACAAGTCATAATCCAGTACTAGATATAAACATCAAAGCTATGTTGGAAGAAGCTCAACAGGAACCAATACCCAAAGATGAGACTGATAAACAACCATCACCCTCCTAG